In Streptomyces sp. NBC_00569, a single genomic region encodes these proteins:
- a CDS encoding acetyl-CoA C-acetyltransferase: MSGTTGTTSVIVAGARTPMGRLLGSLKSFSGADLGGVAIKAALDRAGIGGDQVQYVIMGQVLQAGAGQIPARQAAVKAGIPMNVPALTINKVCLSGLDAIALADQLIRAGEFDVVVAGGQESMTNAPHLLPKSREGYKYGAVEMLDAMAYDGLTDSFENIPMGESTEKHNTRLGIRRPEQDEIAAQSHQRAAAAQKNGLFEAEITPVEIPQRKGDPILFSKDEGIRAETTAESLGKLRPAFAKDGTITAGTSSQISDGAAAVVVMSKAKAQELGLEWIAEIGAHGNVAGPDNSLQSQPSNAIRHALKKEGLGVEDLDLVEINEAFAAVAVQSMKDLGVSSEKVNVNGGAIALGHPIGMSGARVVLHLALELKRRGGGVGAAALCGGGGQGDALIVRVPKA, translated from the coding sequence ATGTCTGGAACGACCGGTACCACCTCAGTGATCGTCGCGGGCGCCCGTACGCCCATGGGTCGGCTGCTCGGCTCGCTGAAGTCCTTCTCCGGAGCCGATCTCGGAGGCGTCGCCATCAAGGCGGCGCTCGACCGGGCGGGGATCGGCGGAGACCAGGTGCAGTACGTGATCATGGGCCAGGTGCTTCAGGCGGGGGCTGGGCAGATCCCCGCGCGCCAGGCGGCCGTCAAGGCCGGCATCCCCATGAACGTGCCGGCGCTGACCATCAACAAGGTGTGTCTCTCGGGCCTCGACGCCATCGCGCTCGCCGACCAGCTGATCCGCGCCGGCGAGTTCGACGTCGTCGTCGCGGGCGGCCAGGAGTCCATGACGAACGCGCCCCACCTGCTTCCCAAGTCCCGCGAGGGCTACAAGTACGGCGCCGTCGAGATGCTCGACGCGATGGCGTACGACGGCCTGACCGACTCCTTCGAGAACATCCCGATGGGTGAGTCGACGGAGAAGCACAACACCCGCCTCGGCATCAGGCGCCCCGAGCAGGACGAGATCGCCGCCCAGTCGCACCAGCGCGCCGCAGCCGCCCAGAAGAACGGCCTCTTCGAGGCGGAGATCACCCCCGTCGAGATCCCGCAGCGCAAGGGCGACCCGATCCTGTTCAGCAAGGACGAGGGCATCCGCGCCGAGACGACCGCCGAGTCGCTCGGCAAGCTGCGGCCCGCGTTCGCCAAGGACGGCACGATCACGGCCGGCACCTCCTCGCAGATCTCCGACGGCGCCGCCGCGGTCGTCGTCATGAGCAAGGCGAAGGCGCAGGAGCTCGGCCTGGAGTGGATCGCCGAGATCGGCGCCCACGGAAACGTGGCGGGCCCCGACAACTCGCTCCAGTCGCAGCCCTCGAACGCCATCCGGCACGCCCTCAAGAAGGAGGGCCTGGGCGTCGAGGACCTCGACCTCGTCGAGATCAACGAGGCCTTCGCGGCCGTCGCCGTGCAGTCAATGAAGGACCTCGGCGTGTCATCGGAAAAGGTGAACGTCAACGGCGGCGCGATCGCCCTCGGTCACCCGATCGGGATGTCCGGCGCCCGTGTCGTCCTGCACCTCGCGCTCGAGCTCAAG
- the mce gene encoding methylmalonyl-CoA epimerase produces the protein MLTRIDHIGIACFDLDKTVEFYRATYGFEVFHSEVNEEQGVREAMLKINETSDGGASYLQLLEPTREDSAVGKWLAKNGEGVHHIAFGTADVDADSADIRGKGVRVLYDEPRIGSMGSRITFLHPKDCHGVLTELVTSAPVESPEH, from the coding sequence ATGCTGACGCGAATCGACCACATCGGAATCGCCTGTTTCGACCTCGACAAGACCGTTGAGTTCTACCGCGCTACCTACGGCTTCGAAGTGTTCCACTCCGAGGTGAACGAGGAGCAGGGCGTGCGCGAGGCCATGCTCAAGATCAATGAGACGAGTGACGGCGGGGCCTCCTACCTCCAGCTCCTGGAGCCCACCCGGGAGGACTCCGCGGTCGGGAAGTGGCTGGCCAAGAACGGTGAGGGCGTCCACCACATCGCCTTCGGCACGGCGGACGTCGACGCCGACTCCGCGGACATCAGGGGCAAGGGCGTACGCGTCCTGTACGACGAGCCGCGCATCGGTTCGATGGGGTCGCGCATCACCTTCCTGCACCCCAAGGACTGCCACGGCGTACTGACCGAACTCGTCACTTCCGCACCGGTTGAGTCACCTGAGCACTGA
- the scy gene encoding polarized growth protein Scy: MRGYESQDSRRPAETDHLSRFEAEMDRLKTEREKAVQHAEDLGYQVEVLRAKLHEARRNLASRPAYDGGDIGYQAEQLLRNAQIQADQLRSDAERELRDARAQTQRILQEHAEQQSRLQSELHAEAVSRRQQLDQELAERRQTVEAHVNENVAWAEQLRSRSEQQARRLVDESRAEADQALAAARAEAERVATEARQRLTSEAETARAEAEALLRRARTDAERLLNAASTQAQEATDHAEQLRSSTATESDTARRQSAELSRAAEQRLSEADTALREARTSAEKVLTEAKDAAAKQLANAESANEQRTRTAKEQVARLVSEATKEAEATKSEAEQVVTDAKEQAEKILAEAGEKARNVTAEETASQLAKAARTAEEVLNKASEDAKATTKAASEEAERLRSEAEAEADRLRGEAHDIAEQLKGAAKDDTKEYRAKTVELQEEARRLRGEAEQLRAEAVDEGERIRSEARREAVQQIEEAARTAEELLAKAKADADELRAGAQTESERVRTEAIERATNLRKQAEETLERTRAEAERHREEAGEQAEATKAEAERAAQELREDTERAVAARQAEAADELTRLHTEAEQRLTASETTLTDARAESERIRRETADETERLRAEAAERIRTLQAQAETEADRLRTEAASDASGTRAEAENVAVRLRSEAAAEAERLKTEAQESADRVRAEAAAAAERVATEAAEALSAAQEEAARRRREAEETLGSARQEADQERERAREQSEELLAVARARVEEAQAEAVRLVEEADRRSTEMVGAAEQTAQQVRDSVSGLQEQAQEEIAGLRSAAEHAAERTKHEAQEEADRVRADAYAERERATDDANRVRGEAAAESEAAKSLAERTVSEAIAESERMRSEASEHAQRVRTEVSERLASAEQDASRARADAREDANRIRSDAATQADTLITEATSEAERLTNETNTEAERVRAESTAAAEKLVGDATEAAERLTNETNAEAERVRSESVARAEQLVGDATTEAARLHAESTAAADQLTNETLTEAERVRAESVARAEKLIADATGDAERLRAEAAETVGSAQQHAERIRSESERVKAEAAAEAERLTSAARAEAERTLDETRKDANKRRSEAAEQVDKLITEASAEAEKLTSEAQQAALKATADAESQADTMVGAARKEADRLVSEATVEGNSLVEKSRTDADELLVGARRDATAIRERAEELRERITGEIDELHERARRESAETMKTAGERCDALVKAAEEQLTEAQAKAKEMVSEAGSEASKVRIAAVKKAEGLLKEAGAKKTELSREAERVLSEAQAEAERMVAEGTRELEVLVRRREDINAEISRVQDVLEALESFEAPSAGGGSKEGAVKAGAAAGATRSGGKGSEG; the protein is encoded by the coding sequence GTGCGGGGCTACGAGAGCCAGGACAGCCGGCGGCCGGCTGAGACCGACCATCTCTCACGGTTCGAGGCCGAGATGGACCGGCTGAAGACCGAGCGGGAGAAGGCGGTCCAGCACGCCGAGGACCTGGGCTACCAGGTCGAGGTGTTGCGCGCCAAGCTGCACGAGGCGCGCCGCAACCTCGCGTCCCGTCCTGCCTACGACGGCGGGGACATCGGGTACCAGGCCGAGCAGCTGCTGCGTAACGCGCAGATCCAGGCCGACCAGCTGCGCTCCGACGCCGAGCGCGAGCTGCGCGACGCCCGCGCCCAGACGCAGCGCATCCTCCAGGAGCACGCCGAGCAGCAGTCCCGGCTCCAGTCCGAGCTGCACGCCGAGGCCGTCTCGCGCCGCCAGCAGCTCGACCAGGAGCTGGCCGAGCGCCGCCAGACCGTCGAGGCGCACGTCAACGAGAACGTGGCGTGGGCCGAGCAGCTGCGCTCCCGCAGCGAGCAGCAGGCCCGCCGGCTCGTCGACGAGTCCCGCGCCGAGGCCGACCAGGCGCTCGCCGCCGCCCGCGCCGAGGCCGAGCGGGTCGCCACCGAGGCCCGCCAGCGCCTGACGTCGGAGGCCGAGACCGCCCGCGCCGAGGCCGAGGCCCTGCTGCGCCGCGCCCGCACCGACGCCGAGCGCCTCCTGAACGCCGCGTCGACGCAGGCGCAGGAGGCCACCGACCACGCCGAGCAGCTGCGCTCGTCCACGGCCACCGAGTCGGACACGGCCCGCCGCCAGTCCGCCGAGCTGAGCCGCGCCGCCGAGCAGCGCCTGTCCGAGGCCGACACGGCGCTGCGCGAGGCACGCACGTCGGCGGAGAAGGTCCTCACCGAGGCGAAGGACGCCGCGGCCAAGCAGCTCGCGAACGCCGAGTCGGCGAACGAGCAGCGCACGCGCACCGCCAAGGAACAGGTCGCCCGGCTCGTCTCGGAGGCCACCAAGGAGGCCGAGGCCACCAAGTCGGAGGCCGAGCAGGTCGTCACCGACGCCAAGGAGCAGGCGGAGAAGATCCTCGCCGAGGCGGGCGAGAAGGCACGCAACGTCACGGCCGAGGAGACCGCCTCCCAGCTCGCCAAGGCCGCCCGCACGGCCGAAGAGGTGCTCAACAAGGCGTCCGAGGACGCCAAGGCCACCACGAAGGCCGCCTCCGAGGAGGCCGAGCGGCTGCGCAGCGAGGCCGAGGCCGAGGCGGACCGGCTGCGCGGCGAGGCGCACGACATCGCCGAACAGCTCAAGGGCGCGGCGAAGGACGACACCAAGGAGTACCGCGCCAAGACCGTCGAGCTCCAGGAGGAGGCCCGCCGGCTGCGCGGCGAGGCCGAGCAGCTGCGGGCCGAGGCCGTCGACGAGGGCGAGCGGATCCGCAGCGAGGCGCGCCGCGAGGCCGTCCAGCAGATCGAGGAGGCGGCCAGGACCGCCGAGGAGCTGCTCGCCAAGGCGAAGGCGGACGCAGACGAGCTGCGGGCCGGCGCGCAGACCGAGAGCGAGCGGGTCCGCACCGAGGCCATCGAGCGCGCCACGAACCTGCGCAAGCAGGCCGAGGAGACCCTGGAGCGCACCCGCGCCGAGGCCGAGCGGCACCGCGAGGAGGCCGGCGAGCAGGCCGAGGCCACCAAGGCGGAGGCCGAGCGGGCGGCGCAGGAACTGCGCGAGGACACCGAGCGCGCGGTCGCGGCCCGGCAGGCGGAGGCCGCCGACGAGCTGACCCGGCTGCACACCGAGGCCGAGCAGCGCCTGACGGCGTCCGAGACCACGCTCACCGATGCGCGGGCCGAGTCGGAGCGCATCCGCCGCGAGACCGCGGACGAGACGGAGCGGCTGCGCGCCGAGGCCGCCGAGCGGATCCGTACGCTCCAGGCGCAGGCCGAGACGGAGGCCGACCGGCTGCGCACCGAGGCCGCGTCGGACGCGTCCGGGACCCGCGCCGAGGCGGAGAACGTCGCGGTACGGCTGCGGTCCGAGGCCGCGGCCGAGGCCGAGCGGCTCAAGACGGAGGCTCAGGAGAGCGCGGACCGGGTGCGCGCGGAGGCCGCGGCCGCGGCCGAGCGGGTCGCCACGGAGGCCGCGGAGGCGCTGTCCGCCGCTCAGGAGGAGGCCGCCAGGCGCCGCCGCGAGGCCGAGGAGACCCTCGGTTCCGCCCGCCAGGAGGCCGACCAGGAGCGCGAGCGGGCCCGCGAGCAGAGCGAGGAACTCCTCGCGGTCGCCCGCGCCCGCGTCGAGGAGGCGCAGGCAGAGGCCGTACGTCTCGTGGAGGAGGCCGACCGGCGCTCCACCGAGATGGTCGGCGCCGCCGAGCAGACCGCGCAGCAGGTGCGCGACTCCGTGTCCGGGCTCCAGGAGCAGGCGCAGGAGGAGATCGCGGGCCTGCGCAGCGCCGCGGAGCACGCGGCCGAGCGCACCAAGCACGAGGCGCAGGAGGAGGCCGACCGGGTCCGCGCCGACGCGTACGCGGAGCGCGAGCGCGCCACCGACGACGCCAACCGCGTGCGCGGCGAGGCGGCCGCGGAGTCGGAGGCCGCCAAGTCCCTTGCGGAGCGCACGGTTTCCGAGGCGATCGCCGAGTCGGAGCGGATGCGGTCCGAGGCGTCGGAGCACGCCCAGCGGGTCCGTACGGAGGTCTCCGAGCGGCTCGCTTCGGCCGAACAGGACGCGTCCCGTGCCCGGGCCGACGCCCGCGAGGACGCCAACCGGATCCGTTCGGACGCCGCCACGCAGGCGGACACCCTCATCACGGAGGCCACGAGCGAGGCAGAGCGCCTCACGAACGAGACGAACACCGAGGCGGAGCGCGTCCGCGCCGAGTCGACGGCCGCGGCCGAGAAGCTCGTCGGCGACGCCACGGAGGCCGCCGAGCGCCTCACGAACGAGACCAATGCCGAGGCGGAGCGCGTCCGTTCGGAGTCGGTCGCCCGCGCCGAGCAGCTCGTCGGCGACGCCACGACCGAGGCCGCCAGGCTGCACGCGGAGTCCACCGCCGCGGCCGATCAGCTCACGAACGAGACCCTCACCGAGGCTGAGCGGGTGCGCGCCGAGTCGGTCGCCAGGGCCGAGAAGCTCATCGCGGACGCGACCGGGGACGCCGAGCGGCTGCGCGCCGAGGCGGCCGAGACCGTCGGATCCGCGCAGCAGCACGCCGAGCGGATCCGCAGCGAGTCGGAGCGCGTCAAGGCGGAGGCGGCGGCGGAGGCCGAGCGGCTCACGTCCGCGGCGCGCGCCGAGGCCGAGCGGACCCTCGACGAGACCCGCAAGGACGCCAACAAGCGCCGCTCGGAGGCCGCCGAGCAGGTCGACAAGCTCATCACCGAGGCGAGCGCGGAGGCCGAGAAGCTGACGTCCGAGGCGCAGCAGGCCGCGCTGAAGGCGACCGCGGACGCCGAGTCGCAGGCCGACACCATGGTCGGCGCGGCCCGCAAGGAGGCCGACCGGCTGGTCTCCGAGGCGACCGTCGAGGGCAACTCCCTGGTGGAGAAGTCCCGTACGGACGCGGACGAGTTGCTCGTCGGCGCGCGACGCGACGCGACGGCGATCAGGGAGCGGGCCGAGGAGCTGCGCGAGCGCATCACCGGCGAGATCGACGAACTGCACGAGCGGGCGCGGCGCGAGTCCGCCGAGACCATGAAGACGGCCGGCGAGCGGTGCGACGCGCTGGTGAAGGCCGCCGAGGAGCAGCTCACCGAGGCGCAGGCGAAGGCCAAGGAGATGGTCTCGGAGGCGGGTTCGGAGGCGAGCAAGGTCCGGATCGCCGCCGTGAAGAAGGCCGAGGGCCTGCTCAAGGAGGCCGGGGCCAAGAAGACCGAGCTGAGCCGCGAGGCCGAGCGCGTCCTGTCCGAGGCGCAGGCGGAGGCGGAGCGCATGGTCGCCGAGGGCACGCGCGAGCTGGAGGTCCTGGTCCGGCGCCGCGAGGACATCAACGCCGAGATCTCCCGTGTCCAGGACGTCCTGGAGGCATTGGAGTCCTTCGAGGCCCCGTCCGCGGGCGGCGGGTCCAAGGAGGGCGCCGTCAAGGCGGGAGCCGCAGCGGGGGCTACCCGATCGGGTGGCAAGGGGTCGGAAGGGTAG
- a CDS encoding cellulose-binding protein, whose amino-acid sequence MSDTSPYGFELVRRGYDRAQVDERISKLVSDRDSALARITALEKRIEELHLETQNAQAQVNDAEPSYAGLGARVEKILRLAEEEAKDLREEARRAAEQHRELAESAAQQVRNDAESFAAERKSKAEDEGVRIVEKAKSEAGTLRAEAQKDAQSKREEADALFEETRAKAAQAAADFETNLAKRREQSERDLASRQAKAEKRLAEIEHRAEQLRLEAEKLRTDAERRARQTVETAQRQAEDIVADANAKADRIRSESERELAALTNRRDSINAQLTNVREMLATLTGAAVAAAGAPAEDEPISRGVPAQQTR is encoded by the coding sequence ATGAGCGACACTTCCCCCTACGGCTTCGAGCTTGTGCGGCGTGGGTACGACCGCGCTCAGGTGGACGAACGCATTTCCAAGCTCGTCTCCGACCGTGACAGCGCTCTCGCTCGTATCACTGCTCTGGAAAAGCGCATCGAGGAGCTCCACCTCGAGACGCAGAACGCCCAGGCGCAGGTGAACGACGCCGAGCCGTCGTACGCCGGTCTCGGCGCGCGCGTCGAGAAGATCCTCCGCCTCGCCGAGGAGGAGGCGAAGGACCTGCGCGAGGAGGCCCGGCGCGCCGCCGAGCAGCACCGCGAGCTCGCCGAGTCGGCGGCCCAGCAGGTGCGCAACGACGCAGAATCGTTCGCTGCGGAGCGCAAGTCCAAGGCCGAGGACGAGGGCGTCCGGATCGTCGAGAAGGCCAAGAGCGAAGCGGGCACGCTGCGCGCCGAGGCCCAGAAGGACGCTCAGTCGAAGCGTGAGGAGGCGGACGCCCTCTTCGAGGAGACCCGCGCCAAGGCCGCCCAGGCCGCCGCGGACTTCGAGACGAACCTGGCGAAGCGCCGCGAGCAGTCCGAGCGCGACCTGGCCTCGCGTCAGGCGAAGGCCGAGAAGCGTCTCGCGGAGATCGAGCACCGCGCGGAGCAGCTCCGCCTGGAGGCCGAGAAGCTGCGTACCGACGCCGAGCGCCGCGCCCGCCAGACGGTGGAGACCGCGCAGCGTCAGGCCGAGGACATCGTCGCCGACGCGAACGCCAAGGCCGACCGGATCCGCTCGGAATCGGAGCGCGAGCTCGCCGCCCTGACGAACCGCCGCGACTCCATCAACGCGCAGCTCACCAACGTGCGCGAGATGCTGGCGACGCTCACCGGTGCGGCCGTCGCCGCCGCGGGTGCGCCCGCGGAGGACGAGCCGATCTCGCGTGGGGTTCCCGCCCAGCAGACCCGCTGA
- a CDS encoding ABC transporter ATP-binding protein produces MIELEGLTKHYGEKLAVHDLTFTVRPGIVTGFLGPNGAGKSTTMRMMLGLDNPSAGDVRIDGKHYAQLRDPLRYIGALLDAKAMHGGRSAYNHLLCLAQSNGIPRTRVVEVLDTVGLTSVARKKAKGFSLGMGQRLGIAGALLGDPRILMFDEPVNGLDPEGIHWIRNLMKSLAGQGRTVFVSSHLMSEMALTADHLVVIGQGRLLADTSMTDFIQQNSRSYVRLRSPQQERLLDVLHEAGVTVVEAGNGTLEVDGGSPEQLGDLAAAHHLALHELSPQQASLEEAFMRLTAESVEYHAHTDEPGVPPPVGLPPPPQQQGWGESWDRTKNKGA; encoded by the coding sequence ATGATCGAGCTCGAGGGGCTGACCAAGCACTACGGCGAGAAGCTGGCCGTCCACGACCTCACCTTCACCGTCAGGCCGGGCATCGTCACGGGGTTCCTCGGCCCCAACGGCGCCGGCAAGTCCACGACGATGCGGATGATGCTCGGGCTCGACAACCCGTCAGCCGGCGATGTGCGCATCGACGGGAAGCACTACGCGCAGCTGAGGGACCCGCTGCGGTACATCGGCGCGCTCCTCGACGCGAAGGCCATGCACGGCGGCCGCAGCGCCTACAACCACCTGCTGTGCCTGGCGCAGAGCAACGGCATCCCGCGCACCCGCGTCGTCGAGGTCCTCGACACGGTGGGTCTGACATCCGTCGCCAGGAAGAAGGCGAAGGGTTTCTCGCTGGGCATGGGCCAGCGCCTCGGCATCGCGGGCGCGCTCCTCGGCGACCCGCGGATCCTGATGTTCGACGAGCCGGTCAACGGGCTCGACCCCGAGGGCATCCACTGGATCCGCAATCTGATGAAGTCCCTCGCGGGGCAGGGCCGTACCGTCTTCGTCTCCTCGCACCTGATGAGCGAGATGGCGCTGACCGCGGACCACCTCGTCGTCATCGGCCAGGGCCGTCTCCTCGCCGACACCTCGATGACCGACTTCATCCAGCAGAACTCCCGCTCGTACGTGCGTCTGCGCTCGCCGCAGCAGGAGCGGCTCCTCGATGTGCTGCACGAGGCCGGTGTCACAGTCGTCGAGGCGGGCAACGGCACGCTCGAGGTGGACGGTGGCAGCCCCGAACAGCTCGGTGACCTGGCGGCCGCCCACCATCTCGCCCTGCACGAGCTGAGCCCTCAGCAGGCCTCGCTGGAGGAGGCCTTCATGCGGCTCACCGCGGAGTCGGTGGAGTACCACGCGCACACCGACGAGCCCGGGGTGCCGCCGCCGGTCGGGCTGCCGCCACCGCCGCAGCAGCAGGGCTGGGGCGAGAGCTGGGACCGTACGAAGAACAAGGGAGCCTGA
- a CDS encoding ABC transporter permease, with the protein MATTQVLRSEWTKIRSVASTVWTLGLAAVLTIALGVLISILSRNEFNKMNARDRLSFDPTFISFAGMSLGQLAMIVFGVLVVSNEYSTGMIRTSLAAVPQRGTFLFSKVAVATVLAFVVGLATSFIAFFLGQAILGVHRAQIGDPGVLRAVIGGGLYMTLIAMFSMGVASMLRSPMLSLGILMPFFFLISNILGNVSATKKIGRFLPDQAGSKIMQVVTPIGDDTPYGPWGGLGIMVIWVILALFFGYLILKKRDA; encoded by the coding sequence ATGGCCACGACCCAGGTTCTCCGGTCCGAGTGGACCAAGATCAGGTCCGTCGCTTCGACGGTGTGGACGCTCGGCCTCGCGGCGGTCCTGACGATCGCTCTCGGCGTGCTGATCTCGATCCTGTCCAGGAACGAGTTCAACAAGATGAACGCGAGGGACCGGCTGTCCTTCGACCCCACGTTCATCAGCTTCGCCGGGATGAGTCTCGGTCAGCTCGCGATGATCGTCTTCGGTGTCCTCGTCGTCTCGAACGAGTACAGCACCGGGATGATCCGCACCTCGCTCGCCGCGGTCCCCCAGCGCGGCACGTTCCTGTTCAGCAAGGTCGCCGTGGCGACCGTCCTGGCGTTCGTCGTGGGCCTCGCCACGAGCTTCATCGCGTTCTTCCTCGGGCAGGCCATCCTCGGCGTGCACCGGGCGCAGATCGGTGACCCGGGCGTCCTGCGCGCGGTGATCGGCGGCGGCCTCTACATGACGCTCATCGCCATGTTCTCGATGGGCGTCGCGTCGATGCTGCGCAGCCCGATGCTGTCGCTCGGCATCCTGATGCCGTTCTTCTTCCTGATCTCGAACATCCTGGGCAACGTCTCGGCGACGAAGAAGATCGGCCGATTCCTGCCCGACCAGGCCGGCAGCAAGATCATGCAGGTGGTGACGCCGATCGGCGACGACACTCCGTACGGTCCGTGGGGCGGCCTGGGCATCATGGTGATCTGGGTGATCCTGGCCCTTTTCTTCGGATATCTGATCCTCAAGAAGCGGGACGCATAG
- a CDS encoding ABC transporter ATP-binding protein, with amino-acid sequence MIEAVGLTKRYGAKTAVYNLSFQVRPGTVTGFLGPNGSGKSTTMRMILGLDQPTTGQVTIGGYPYRKLPNAPRQVGALLDAKAVHGGRHARNHLLCLAQLSGIPARRVDEVLGVVGLQDVAKKRSKGFSLGMGQRLGIAAALLGDPQVLLFDEPVNGLDPEGILWVRNLMKSLAAEGRTVFVSSHLMSEMALTAEHLIVIGRGQLLADMSVRDFISHNSADFARVRTPEAEPQQREKLTAALTEAGGQVLPEQDGALRVMGLPLPRISDLAHGADVRLWELSPHQASLEEAYMRMTQGAVDYRSTVDQRAGLQQQLPPGAMPQQQFPAPGQGQPDWYAPPPPQQGGQPFAPPQAAPGGPNPYAAPQQPPAAPAAPAAPAPADLNKPEDPR; translated from the coding sequence ATGATCGAGGCAGTCGGCCTGACGAAGCGCTACGGCGCCAAGACAGCCGTGTACAACCTTTCCTTCCAGGTCCGGCCGGGTACGGTGACCGGCTTCCTGGGTCCGAACGGGTCCGGCAAGTCGACGACCATGCGCATGATCCTGGGTCTCGACCAGCCGACGACCGGCCAGGTGACCATCGGCGGCTACCCGTACCGCAAGCTCCCCAACGCCCCGCGGCAGGTCGGCGCCCTGCTCGACGCCAAGGCGGTGCACGGCGGCCGGCACGCCCGTAACCACCTGCTCTGCCTCGCGCAGCTGTCCGGCATCCCGGCCCGCCGCGTGGACGAGGTGCTCGGCGTCGTCGGCCTCCAGGACGTGGCGAAGAAGCGCTCCAAGGGCTTCTCGCTCGGCATGGGCCAGCGCCTCGGCATCGCGGCCGCACTGCTGGGCGACCCGCAGGTGCTCCTCTTCGACGAGCCGGTCAACGGCCTCGACCCGGAGGGCATCCTCTGGGTCAGGAACCTGATGAAGTCGCTCGCCGCCGAGGGCCGCACCGTCTTCGTCTCCTCGCACCTGATGAGCGAGATGGCGCTGACCGCCGAGCACCTGATCGTCATCGGCCGCGGGCAGCTCCTCGCCGACATGAGCGTGCGGGACTTCATCTCGCACAACTCGGCCGACTTCGCGCGGGTGCGCACGCCGGAGGCGGAGCCGCAGCAGCGCGAGAAGCTGACGGCCGCGCTGACCGAGGCGGGCGGCCAGGTGCTGCCCGAGCAGGACGGCGCGCTGCGCGTCATGGGCCTGCCGCTCCCCCGCATCAGCGACCTGGCGCACGGCGCCGACGTACGGCTGTGGGAGCTCTCGCCGCACCAGGCCTCGCTGGAGGAGGCGTACATGCGGATGACGCAGGGCGCCGTCGACTACCGCTCGACCGTCGACCAGCGTGCCGGTCTTCAGCAGCAGCTGCCGCCGGGCGCGATGCCGCAGCAGCAGTTCCCCGCGCCCGGCCAGGGCCAGCCGGACTGGTACGCGCCGCCGCCGCCCCAGCAGGGCGGTCAGCCGTTCGCCCCGCCGCAGGCCGCACCCGGCGGGCCGAACCCGTACGCCGCGCCGCAGCAGCCGCCGGCCGCGCCCGCGGCACCCGCAGCCCCTGCCCCCGCCGACCTGAACAAGCCCGAGGACCCCCGATGA
- a CDS encoding ABC transporter permease, protein MTTPPPQPAPQAYAQQSAPNWQGAPGTSYTSPIPVTRTHLGHALASEWTKIKSVRSTLWTLGIFLFLVLGGGLFVSAQTEDLNYQDLPFTFPAFIGLLLGQICLITLGVLVTSSEYGTGMIRTTFTASPQRYRVFAAKILVFFAVAFVVSAGSILLVGLLTSSMHSGPEAGDLSWGGTVLKGGLYVSLLGVLGLAVGSMLRHSAGAITAMLGIVLLPSILPVFLMISRSTRTLGEKMQEYNAINALAKIFGADGGSTGGSQVWLLVGVTAAAVVGAFALLERRDV, encoded by the coding sequence ATGACGACGCCGCCCCCGCAGCCGGCTCCGCAGGCCTACGCCCAGCAGAGTGCGCCCAACTGGCAGGGCGCGCCCGGCACTTCGTACACCTCGCCCATCCCGGTCACGCGCACGCACCTGGGGCACGCGCTCGCCTCGGAGTGGACGAAGATCAAGTCCGTACGCTCCACGCTCTGGACGCTCGGCATCTTCCTGTTCCTGGTCCTCGGCGGCGGCCTGTTCGTCTCCGCGCAGACCGAGGACCTCAACTACCAGGACCTGCCCTTCACGTTCCCGGCCTTCATCGGCCTGCTGCTCGGCCAGATCTGCCTGATCACGCTGGGCGTCCTCGTGACGTCGTCGGAGTACGGCACCGGCATGATCCGTACGACGTTCACCGCGTCGCCGCAGCGCTACCGGGTGTTCGCCGCCAAGATCCTGGTGTTCTTCGCGGTCGCGTTCGTCGTCTCCGCGGGCTCCATCCTGCTGGTGGGCCTGCTCACGTCGTCGATGCACAGCGGCCCCGAGGCGGGCGACCTGAGCTGGGGCGGCACGGTCCTCAAGGGCGGGCTCTACGTGTCCCTGCTCGGCGTCCTCGGTCTCGCCGTGGGCTCCATGCTGCGGCATTCGGCGGGCGCGATCACCGCGATGCTCGGCATCGTGCTGCTGCCGTCGATCCTGCCGGTCTTCCTGATGATCTCGCGCAGCACGCGGACGCTCGGCGAGAAGATGCAGGAGTACAACGCCATCAACGCCCTCGCCAAGATCTTCGGCGCGGACGGCGGGAGCACGGGCGGGTCCCAGGTGTGGCTGCTCGTCGGCGTCACGGCCGCGGCCGTGGTCGGCGCGTTCGCGCTGCTCGAGCGGCGCGACGTGTAG
- a CDS encoding ATP/GTP-binding protein: MSPRRNQTSPRRGGRPSSKVPDEEQGSRYGGFQRTESWQGEEWSVRQVAGASAAGKTYRCPGCDQEIPSGVAHVVAWPEHSGVDERRHWHKACWNAKDRRTTRVQRSRNAPRY; this comes from the coding sequence GTGTCCCCGCGCCGAAACCAGACGTCGCCCCGTCGCGGCGGCCGACCGTCCAGCAAGGTACCGGACGAGGAGCAGGGCAGCCGTTACGGCGGATTCCAGCGTACGGAGAGCTGGCAGGGCGAGGAGTGGAGCGTGCGCCAGGTCGCGGGCGCGAGCGCGGCCGGCAAGACGTACCGGTGCCCCGGCTGCGACCAGGAGATCCCCTCCGGGGTCGCGCACGTGGTGGCCTGGCCCGAGCACTCGGGCGTCGACGAGCGCCGGCACTGGCACAAGGCCTGCTGGAACGCGAAGGACCGCCGCACCACACGGGTGCAGCGGTCCAGGAACGCGCCTCGCTACTAG